The Desulfobacteraceae bacterium DNA segment CCGGCCGACGCGCTGCTTCAGGCGCGCCGGGTTCCAGGGCAACTCGAAATTCAGCACGCAGTCCGCCGCCTGCAGGTTGAGCCCCGTGCCGCCGGCATCGGTGGAGAGAAAGACCCGGCAGTCGGGGTTGTGGGTGAACTCGTCGATCAGCGCCTGGCGTTTCGGGACCGGCACCTTGCCCGAGAGTTCCACGAACGGGATACCGGCATCCGAGAGGTGGCGGCCGATGAGGTAGGTCATGGTGGTCCACTCGGAGAAGATCACCATCTTGCGGTTGCTCTGCACCACCAGCTCGTCAACGATCCCGCGCAGCTCGTCGAGCTTGGGGGAAATCTTGGTTTTACGGTCGATGAGGTAGGTGGCGTTGCAGGCCTGACGCATCCGCAGCAGCAGCTCCTGCATGCGCCGCAGGTCGACCGGGGTCAGAAACTTCTTGTGGAGCAGCGGCATCAGGGCCTGGGCGTAGCCCGCGTGCAGCTTGCGCTGCTGGTGGTGCAGATCGATGTAGTAGGTGTTCTCCACCTGTTCGGGAAGATCGTTAAGCACCTCCTCCTTGCGGCGGCGGATCACCAGGCCCTGCAGCCGCTGGTGCAGCCGGTCCAGGTTGCGGTAGCCGACGATCTTGTTTTTGGTGCTGCGGCTGAGCATGAAATGCTCGGCCGCAAAGCGCCACAGCGGCGAGAGCAGCCGCGGGTCGAGAAACTGGACGATGGAGTAGACGTCCTCCAGCTTGTTCTCCAGGGGGGTGCCGGTCAGGACCAGGGCATGCCGCCGCGGCAGGCGCTTGACGGCATCGGCGGTCTTGGTGGAGAAATTCTTGATCCGCTGGGCCTCGTCCAGGATCACGAGGTCCGGCTCGAAGCGCCGGAGGGTGCTAACATCGCGCAGCACGGCCTCGTAGTTGGTGATCTTGAAATAGGCCGGGTCCTCGAGATAGGTCTCCCGGCGTTTTTTAGGCGGGCCCGACACGACCACCGCCTTTTGGTCCGAGAACCGCTCGATTTCCCGGCGCCACTGCTCTTTCAGGGAGGCCATGGTGACCACCAGCACCTTGCTGAAACCGAAAACCTCCTTTTTCAGGGTGGCCAGCGCGATGGCCTGCAGGGTCTTGCCGAGGCCCATCTCGTCGCCGATCAGGGCGGCATCGCGGTAGAGCCCGAAACGCACCCCGTCCTCCTGGTAGGGGTAGAGCCGGACCTTAAGGTTGGGCGGCGGCGGCGGATTCTTCTCGGCCAGCTCGACCAATTGCCGGCGTTCGGCGTCCCGCGCCAGGGCCGCGAAGACCCCCTCCTGGACCCGGACCTGCTTGTTGCCGTCCAGCTGCGGCAGCACATTCCATAAGGGGGCCATGCCATCTCCGGTGTAGGCCCCGTGCTGGTCGAAGCACGGCGCCAGGATCCGCCGCAGGTCCACGGTCTGGTCCTTGGGCAGCTCCGAGAAGACCCGCGGGGCGGCATCGGCCGAGTCCCAGTAGAGATCCACGAAAGGGAAGCGTTCCTGCGCCAGACGCTTGGCGAAGTCTTTGCGGCGCTTCAAACGCTGGGTCAGGCAGATGAGATGCTTGCAGGTTCCCAGGCGGTTGATGAGGTAATCGGGGCAGGTGCAGTGCCCGCCGCCCTGGTCCGGGGTGTGCAGGGTCACCGTGTACTGCCGCCCGTTTTCGGTTTCCAGCAGGTGCTGCCCCTTGAGCATCTCGCCTTCGGTGATCTTGAAATGCTCGTTGCGAGCGCGGCTTTTACGGTCCTCCAGGGCCTGGGTGCGGATCTCCTCGGGGGTGAGAAAGGCCTCCTGGTCCGGCTCGGGCGGCGACTGCCGGGCTTGACGCGCGTCCAGCAGGTCCTTGGTGTAGAGCAGGACCGCCACGGTGTGTTTGCAGCCGTTGCCGGGATAGGGACAGGAACACGAGGTGGCCAGCGCCTGGCCGCCGAGATCGACGCGGGTGGTGTAGTCGCCGTAGCTGCCGTCCACTTGGTAGGCGAAGCGCCCGGCTTCAAAATCCTGGTCCTCCAGAATGAAGGCGCCGTTTTCGTAAAGGCGCAGCCCCCGTTTGTAGATCAGGAAAGAGTCGGCCACGTCGTGGCGGATGAGGTCGCGGGTCAGGGCGAACATGCAATGGTCTCCTTTCAGTGGGGTGCAAGCCGCGGCGGTGCTTCAGGGGCGCTGGCCGGCGGGCATGGGCGGCACCAGCAAGGTGGGGTCGATGCGCTGCTCGAACCAGTTCATGCGCCAGTCCAGGTGGGAACCGGTGACCCGCCCGCTGGCGCCCACGCGGGCGATCACCTCGCCCTGGCGAACGGCCTGCCCCTCGCGCACCAGGATGGCGCTCAAATGCAAAAATGTAGAGGACACCCCGTGGCCATGGTCGAGGATCAGGGTGCGGCCGGAGAAGAACATGTCCGGGTGGACCAGGCTGACCACCCCGTCGGCCGGGGCTTTGACCGGGGTGCCGGCCGGGGCCGCGATGTCGACGCCGTAGTGGGGCCGGCGCGGTTCGCCGTTTAGAATCCGCTGGCTGCCGTAAACCCCCGAGATCCGGCCGTGGACCGGCCAGATGAAGCCCCGGGCGAAATCGGTGCGTGGGTCGTCGCGCTCGCGGGCCGTGCGCGCCAGCGCCGCCTCCCGCCGGATGCGCTTGAGGTCCTCGGGCGCCGGCGTCACCTTGCGCTGAGGCAGCCCGCCGATCCGCTGGATATCGTAGCTGCGGGCGGCGATGCGCACCGGGTGGCGTGTTTCACCGCCGTCGGCGGTGCGCAGGGTGAGGACGGTTTCCAGCGGCGCATCACGGTCAAAGCCGATCACGAAAAGCCCGTCGGGCGAAAGGCGCAAGGTGCGCCCCTGGAAGGCGACCGTGGTCCCCGGCGCCGCCCGGCCGATCAGCAGGCCCCCCTGCACCCGCTGGCCCTTCAGCTCGATAGCGGCTGCCGGCGCCGTCAGGGCCAGCAGAACCAGACCAGAGACCAGGGGGCGCCAAAAGATGGTGTGCATGACTTCAACCCCGTTTCAATTCTGACGGTTCCGTAAAAAGCCCAAGTTCTGCGTTGCGCTGCATCTCGAAGTCGCTGCGGCGTACCTTAAGTACGCCTCACGCCTCGAGATTTGCGCGCCTTGAACTTGAACTTTTTTCGAAACCGTCTGGTTTTTGACTTTTTACCGCTTTATCAATTCTGACGGTTCCGTAAAAAACCCAAGTTCCCCGTTGCGCCGCGTTTCGAAGTCGTCGCGGCCCCGACCGGGCCCCTACTCAAATTTGCGCTTGAATTCCAGAAACTCCGCACGCAGGTCGTCCAGCGCCTGCCGCAGACCCGCAACCGCCTGTTCCAGCGCGGCGATCCCTTCGGAGGAAGCCGCGCCAGGCCCCGGTGCGGCGGCCGACACGGGTTCGCCCCTTTCTGCCTCCGGCTCCGGTGGGCAGAAGCAGTGGGCAAAACGGTTTTCCTTGTGCCCCGGCCGGCGGGGGAGTTCCGCCGCAAACGGCCCCTGCTCGTGGGCGATCAGCCTCTGCAGGGTGTGCTCCACCGCGGCCAGGCCGCCAAACTCCAGCAGCCGGGCGCTGCGCGCGCGCAGTTCACCGGCGGTCTGGGGCCCGCGCAGGAGCAGTTCACACAGCAAGGCGAGTTCGCTTACGGAAAAATCGGCCGTGTCTTTCAGGTTGTGCTCGTACTTGGGGACGCGGCTGCCCTGGGTCTTGACCTGCCAGACCAGCCGCCGGCGGCGCAGCCCGTCCAGCCCCCGGATGACGGCCGCCTCGTCCAGGGTCATGACCGGGTCGCGGTTGGTCTTCTGGTTGCAGGCGGCAATCAGGGCGTTCAGGGTCAGCGGGTAATAGTCGGGGGTCGCCATCTGCTTTTCGATCAGCGCCCCCAGGATGCGGGCTTCGACGGGATCCAGCGAAATATCCATGCGGTTCCTCCGGCTGCCGGCGCTGCCGCCGGCAAAATGGGGATGATCCCCCGCCACCGACGGGCGCCCCCTGCCCCGCCGGCGGGAAAATCAAGGGGCGGACATGCGGGTTTTTTTACCACGCTTTGGGAAAAACTGGGAAGAAAAATGAAAAAAATCGGTCCCCCGCCGCACAATCCGCTTGACGCGCGCAGGGGGCGGCCGCACCATACAGTCGATGAGCCAAAACCGGACCGCGGCCGCCGGGAATACATCCCGGGGCAGCACGACCGCCGCGCCCCTTGACCAGGAGCCACGCCCATGCTGGTGAATGCCTATCCCGGCTTCGACTGCCACATCCACAGCAGCTTTTCGGACGGTTGCGCGAGCCTCGAAGCCATGGCCCGCAGCGCCGTTGCCCGGGGTCTGAACGGTGTGGTGTTCACCGACCACATGCCGCTGCCCTTCGAAAACCGCTATGCCCTGGCGCATCGACGGTTGGAGGCCTATCGCGCCGAGATCCAGGCCGTGCGCCGGCGGATGAGCGGCCGCCTGCAGGTGCTGATGGGACTGGAGATGGAATACCTGCCTTCCCACGGCGCCTGGAGCCGAGAGATCGCCCAAGACCCCTGGGACGTCCTGATCGCATCGGTGCACCAGCTGGAAGAGAAAGGCCGGCGTTTCCTGATCAACGGCACTGCGGCGGAGTTCGTCACGGCCCTGGAAACCGGTTTCGGGGGGGACCTCCGGCGCCTCTGCGAGGCCTACTACCGACAGAGCATCGCCATGGTTGAAACCGGCCTGTTCCGCATCCTGGGCCACCTGGACGTCCTGGGCAAACACAACCGCAACGGACGCTTTTTCGACGAAAGCGCCCCCTGGTACCGGGAGTTGGTGGCCGCGCTGCTGGCGGCCGTCGGGCAGGCCGGAATGGTGGTGGAGATCAACACCGGCGGTCTGGACCACGACGTCCGCAGCGCCTACCCGGGCCCCCGGATTCTGGCGGCTATCGAGAAGAAGGGGATTCCCGTCTGCCTCTCCTCGGATGCCCACCGGCCGGAGGATGTCGCCCGCCACTTCGCGCGTTTCCCGACGGCGGCTCAGCAGGAGCCCTGACGGCACCGGCGCCGAGTGCCGTTCAGGTTCTCGGGTGCCATTTGCGCCAACCGCGGTAGGCCGCCAGCTCACCCTGCAGCGCGTTGATGATGGTGGTCAAAACGGCCAGGTCATCCATGAAGCCCAGCAGCGGGATGAAGTCGGGAACCAGATCGGTGGGGACGAGGAAATAGATCAGGCCGGCTGCGATCACCCCCAGGGTGATCCCGTCCAGCCGGTAGCGGCCGGCGACGGCATCCCGAAAAAGACCATACAGATCGTTGACCGCTGCCATGACCTTGCCGAAGACCGGCGTGGCCCGCTGCATTTTGCGTTCGAAAGCCCCCTTCTCGTCATACGCCTCGAAATCCCGCCCGCCCGCAAACCGCAGCATCCGATCATACGTCTTGCGCCGCCCGGGATCGCCCAGGACGTGATAGGCCTGGTTCAGGACCTTGGTGATCTCCTCTGCCTCGGCCTGCCGCTGGGGGTTTTTGTCAGGGTGAAACTCCTTGAGCTTGCGGTGGTAGGCATGCCGGATCTCTGCCGCGGGGGCTGCGGGATCGACCTCCAGGAATTCGTAGTAGTTGGGTGATGGGTCCATGGCGACGGTTTCCGCTGGGATGGCGCACGGCAGTTGGCGGACAGTAGGCAATGATCGCTGGCCTGTCAACCGCCATCAGTCCACCAGATGCTGAAAAAGCGGATTAACCCCTTTCCCGGCCATCCGGTGGCGGGATGGCCGCCGACTGCAAGCGGTGGGATTTGACAAAAAGGCTTCGATCCTTACCCCTTCTGGAACGCGGCTGCCACCGGAGGGTGCGGCCCGTCCACAACCGTTTGCCATCAGGGGGCATCCACGGCCCGGCACCATCTGCCGCCGGCCGCCGCCCCCCGGGGAGGACCGATCCGATGCCCCATAGAGTCTCTTGCCGATACTGCCTGATCGCCCTGTTGGCCCTGGGGCTTGCCATGCCCATGCTGTCGCCGGCCGCCGCTCAGCCGGCAGCTCCCGTGATCCTCAAGGAAGTGCGCCGCGACCGCTTCGTGGATCGCGTGGAAGCTTTGGGCACCCTGCGCGCCAACGAGAGCGTCGATCTGACCGCGACGGTGTCCGAAACGGTGACCGACATCCATTTCGAAGATGGTCAACGGGTCGCCCGGGGGGACATCCTGGCGGAGATGACCAGCCGGGAGGAGCACGCCTTGCTGGAGGAGGCCCTCTCCACCGTCACCGAAGCCAAGAGCCAGTATGAGCGCGTGCGCCCCCTGGCCCAGCGCGGCTCGGCTTCCCAATCCCTGCTGGAGCAGCGGCGGCGCGAGTACGAGACGGCCCGGGCGCGGCTGCAGGCCATCGAATCCCGCCTGCGCGACCGCCTGGTCATCGCGCCGTTTGACGGTGTCGTGGGCTTGCGCAACATCAGCGTGGGGACCTTCATCGAGCCGGGGGACCTCATCACCACCCTGGACGACGACAGTGTGATGAAGCTGGACTTTACCGTGCCGGCGGTTCACCTGGCAACCCTGCGTCCGGGGCTGCCCATCGAAGCGCGGTCGGCCGCTTTTACCGGGCGCGAGTTCCAGGGCACGGTGACCAGCATCGACAGCCGCATCGACCCGGTGACGCGTTCCATCACCGGCCGGGCCGTGCTGGCAAACCCGGAGCGGGAGCTGAAGCCGGGGCTGTTGATGAGCCTCGCACTGCTCAAAAACCCCCGGGATGTTCTGGTCGTTCCGGAAGAGGCCCTGATCCCCAGCGGGCAGCAAAACCACGTCCTGGTGGTGGACCCGAACGCTCCGCAGCCGGTCGCCCAGCAGCGCCCGGTGACCATCGGCGCCCGCCGGCCGGGGGAGGTGGAAATCCGCGAGGGCCTCGAAGCCGGCGAATTCGTCGTGATCCACGGCACCCTCCGCGCCCGGCCGGGCCAGCCGGTGAACGTGACGGCCGTGGCCGCTGGCGACGAATCCCTGCAGGACCTGCTGACCCGGGCGCAGGGGAGGACCGAGTGATGCTGCTCTCCGACGTTTCGGTCAAACGCCCGGTCTTCGCCTCGGTGATCTCCCTGCTGCTGGTGATCTTCGGCCTGGTGGCCTTCGGGCGGCTGCCCCTGCGGGAGTACCCGGACATCGACCCGCCGGTGGTCTCCATCGACACCCGCTATCCCGGTGCGGCGGCCAATGTCGTCGAAACCCAGATCACCCAGCCGATCGAGGAGCGCATCGCGGGCGTCGAGGGCATCGCCGCGATTTCCTCCAGCAGCGAGGACGGACGGTCCGTGGTGACGGTGGAGTTCAACACCGGCCGGGATGTGGACGGAGCGGCCAACGATATCCGCGACCGGGTCGCGGGCATCCTGGACGACCTGCCCGAGGAGGCCGAAGCGCCCGAAATCCAGAAGGTGGATTCCAACGAAGACGTGATCATGTGGCTGAACCTGACCAGCGACCGCCTGGGCGTGCCGGAGTTGACCGATTACGCCGAGCGCTACCTGGTAGACTATTTCAGCGTCCTGGACGGCGTCGCCCGGGTGCGGGTCGGCGGCGGTCAGCGCTATGCCATGCGGATCTGGCTGGACCGGCAGGCCATGGCGGCCCGCAATATCACGGTGGCCGACGTCGAGGACGCCCTGCGGGCCGAAAACTCGGAGCTGCCGGCGGGCAGCATCGAATCACGCCAGCGGCAGTTCACGGTGCGCGTCCAGCGCGCCTTTCGCACCGCCGGGGACTTCGCCCAGCTGGTCATCGCCCGGGGGGAGGACGGACACCTGGTGCGCATGGGGGACATCGCCCGGGTGCAGCGGGGCACCGAAGAGGACCGCACCTTCTTCCGGGGCAACGGTGTCTCCATGGTGGGAATCGGTATCATCAAGCAATCCACGGCCAACACGATCCAGGTGGCGCGCGCCGCCAAGGCGGAAATGGAGCGCCTCAACCCGACCCTGCCCGAGGGCATGACCATCGCCCAGAGCTACGACACGTCGGTTTTCGTGGAAGGCGCCATCAACGAGGTCTACAAAACCCTGGCCATCGCCATCCTCCTGGTGGTGGTGGTGATCTACCTCTTTCTGGGCAGCGTCCGGGCCACCCTGGTTCCCGCGGTGACCGTGCCGGTTTCCATCGTCGCCAGTTTCATCGTGCTCTATGCCCTCGATTTTTCGGTCAACCTGCTGACCCTCCTGGCGCTGGTCCTGGCCATCGGGCTGGTGGTGGACGACGCCATCGTGGTTCTGGAGAACATCTTCCGGCGCATGGCCGAAAAAGGCGAATCCCCGCTGGTGGCGGCATACAGGGGCACCCGCCAGGTGGGCTTTGCGGTGGTTGCCACCTCGCTGGTGCTGATCGCGGTCTTCGTTCCGATCGCGTTTCTGGAGGGCGACGTGGGCCGCCTGTTTTCCGAGTTCGCCCTGACCATGGCGGCGGCCGTGGCCTTTTCCAGCATCGTGGCCCTCAGCCTCTCCCCGATGCTGGCCTCGAAGATCCTGAAAAGGCCCTCCAGCGGCCCTCCCCGCGGCGTCGCGGCGGGGACCGACGCCCTCTTCCGGTGGACGCGCAGGCGCTACCGCCGCCTGCTCAACCGCAGCCTGAAGCACCCCCTGCCAGTTGTCGGGCTCTTTGTCCTGCTGCTGGTGGCAGCGGCCTGGCTCTTGGTTCAAATTCCCACCGAATACGCCCCCCAGGAGGACCGGGGCGCATTTTTCGTGATCGTCAACGGTCCCGAGGGGGCCTCTTTCGCCTACATGCAGGAGTACATGGACGAAATCGAGCGCCGCCTGATGCCATTCGTCACCAGCGGCGAGGCCACCCGGCTGCTGGTGCGGGCCCCGCGCACCTTCGCCAACTTCGAGAACTTCAACACCGGGATCGTGATTTTCGTTCTGGATGACTGGGACCGCCGCCGGTCCGCCTGGACCATCATGGAGGACGTGCGCGCCCGCCTGGCCGGTCTTCCGGGGGTGCGAGCCTTCCCGGTCATGCGCCAGGGCTTCGGGGCTTCCATCCAGAAACCGCTGCAGTTCGTGCTCGGCGGCGGCACCTACGCCGAACTAGCCCAGTGGCGGGATATCCTGCTGGAACGGATCGCGGCCGACAACCCGGGGCTGGTGGGGATCGACTGGGACTACAAGGAGACCAAACCGCAGCTGCAGGTCAGCATCGACTACGACCGCGCCGCCGATCTGGGGGTGACCGTCGGCACCATCGGCCGGACCCTGGAAACGCTGCTGGGCTCCCGGCGGCTGACCACCTACATCGATGCAGGCGAGGTCTACGACGTGATCCTGGAGGGGACGCGTGAGGCCCAGCGCACCCCCACCGACCTGCAGCACATCTTTGTCCGCTCCGACCGCAGCAACGAATTGATCCCCCTCTCCAACTTCGTGGAAGTGGCGGAACTGGCCGATTCCGGCACCCTCAACCGCTACAACCGGGTGCGCGCCATCACCCTGGAGGCCAACCTGGCCGATGGCCTGGCCCTGGGCGAGGCCCTGGCCTATTTGGAAGGCCTGGCCCGGGAGCACCTGCCGGAAAACGTCATCATCGACTACAAGGGGCAGTCCCAGGACTACAAGTTCTCGTCGCGGTCGATCCTCTTCGTCTTCCTGCTGGGCATCCTGGTGGTGTTTCTGGTGCTGGCGGCGCAATTTGAAAGCTACATCAACCCCCTGGTGATCATGCTGACGGTGCCCCTGGCCATCGCCGGGGGTCTCTTGGGGATTTACGTGACCGGCGCCACCTTGAACCTCTACAGCCAGATCGGGCTGATCATGCTGGTGGGCCTGGCGGCCAAAAACGGAATCCTGATCGTGGAGTTCGCCAACCAGCTGCGGGGTCAGCGGATGAGTTTTCACCGCGCCATTCTTACGGCCGCCGAAGTCCGCCTGCGCCCCATCGTCATGACCGGGGTGACCACCGCCGCCGGCGCTGTGCCCCTGATCCTGTCCGCCGGCGCCGGGGCCGAAACCCGGATGGTGATCGGCACGGTGGTCCTGGCAGGGGTCCTGTCGGCCACCTTTTTCACCCTCTTCGTGGTGCCGGTGGCCTACGGCCTGCTTTCCCGGCGAAGCCGGATCCCCGGCGAGGTCGCCCGCCGTCTGGAACGCGAGCAGGCTGCGCTGGGCCGGGGGCTGGCCAATTAGTTTGCCCATCAGCAACCGCCGCCGCCGGTTCCGACAGCCCCAGGGTTGATGGGCCGCTGAGACAAAAATCGGGATGGTGGTGTTGCGTTTTTAAAAGACGACAGCCGAATTTATCGCCCTTGATGCAGAAAGCGTTTTATGTCCCGTCGTCCCGGGCCGAGCATCGCAGCGGCCGGCGATAAAGGCCCTGTGGCTGTTTGAGCGTAAGCGAGTTCCACAGGTCCCGCCGGCTGCGAGAAGCGCAGGGCAGCCCGAAGGGCCCCGGGGCGCGGGCGGCTTTTTTTGGTTACTTTTCTTGTCCGCACAAGAAAATGAACACAGACCAATCGGAGTTGTAAATCCCGTCTATCCCCGGGTTATCCGGCAATGTTTTCTGCAAAAACACCGCACGGCGGGGTAAAATGCTTTTTACGCCGCAATCAAGGTTGCGCCCTATTCCCGCCACCCGCCGCGGGCGCGCATCAAGCGCGCCTGGATGAGCACCCCACCGGCCAATAGAACCAAAAAGCCACCGGCCTCCAGGGCCGGGCCGAGCTCCACCGCCTGGACCACCAGCGAGGCGCCGGCGAGAGAGGAGATCAGGATCAGGCCCCAGTCGAAGAGCAGGTAGAGAAGCACCGCGCCCAGGACCCCACCAAGGAGAATGGCCCCCCAGGCCCACGGCGCGGGCAGAGGCCCCCAAAGCGCCAGGAGGTTCAGCACGCTCACACCCCCAGCCCCAAAACCGGCCAGACCGACCGCCAGCCGCTGAAACACCAGAGCGATCAGCGCCCCCAACACCCCGAGCCCCAGCGAAAAAACCAGAATCAGAATTTCGGAGTGCAGCCCCCAGAACTGCTGGCCCAGGTGAAGACCGGCGAAAAACCCGATACCCGCCACGAACAGCCAGAACAGCTTGCGGCCCAGGACCAGCAGCAACAGCCCCACCACCACCGAGGTCCAGATCATGGTAATTTTCCTTGGATGGGGCGACGGGCGGCGCACCCCATGCCGCATCTCCCCGGTTTAAGAAGCTTTTGGCCGGTGGTACCGACCAACGGCCGACACGGTTTCGCCCCACCGCTGAGCCCTTCAGCCGCCGTTTGGCGCATCCCCCCGGATGGCCGCCAGAAACCGCTCGCCGTAACGGTCGGCCTTAGCCTCGCCCACCCCGCCGATGGCCAGCAGGTCTTCCCGGCTGGCCGGGCGGCTGACGGCCATCTCCCGCAGGGTCTTGTCGTGGAAGATCACGTAGGCCGGCAGCTCCAGCTCCTTTGCGATCTCAAGGCGCAGGCGGCGCAGAACCTCCCAGAGCTCCGCGGCCGGACCGTCCAGTGCCGCAGCTACCGTTGCGGCCTGGGGGTCGCGCGGCTTGGCGGCCTTGGGCGGGTGCCTGTCTTTGCGCAGGCGGATCTTTTCTTCACCCGTTAGTACCGGCCGACTTTTCTCGCTCAGGCGGTAACCGGTGCGTTCGGACATCTCCACCGTGAGGTAGCCCGCGGCCATCAGCTGCCGGAAGACCGAGCGCCACTCCGTGGCCGAGAGCTCCCGCCCCACCCCGAAGGTCTTCAGGCGGTGGTGGCCGAAGCGCCGGATGCGCTCATTTTCCTTTCCCAGCAGCACATCCACCAGGTAGGCGGCGCCGAAGCGCTGGCCGGTGCGGTAGACCGCCGAAAGCGCCTTCTGGGCGGCCACGGTCCCGTCCCAGGTTTCGGGCGCCTCCCGGCAGGTGCCGCAGTTGCCGCAGGGCGCGTCTAGGGTTTCGCCGAAATAGCGCAGCAGCACCTGCCGCCGGCAGGCGGTGGTTTCGCAGTAGCCCAGGACCGCTTCCAGCTTGCGCTGCTGAACCAGCTTGAAGCGCTCGTCGCCCTCGGATCGGGCGAGCATCTGGCGCACGGCCACCACGTCGGCCAGCGAATAGAGCATCCAGGCGTCGCTGGGAGACCCGTCGCGCCCGGCCCGGCCGGTCTCCTGATAATAGGCCTCCATGCTGGTGGGCACGTCGAAGTGCACCACGAAGCGCACATCCGGCCGGTCGATACCCAGGCCGAAGGCGATCGTGGCGACCACCACGATGACCTCCTCGCGGGCGAAGCGCTGCTGCCGCCGGCTGCGCTCGGCCGCATCGATGCCCGCGTGGTAGGCGACGGCTTTGATGCCCTTGGCCGCCAGCCAGGCCGCCAGGTCGTCCACCCGCTTGCGGCTGCGGCAGTAGACAATCCCGGTATCGGCCGGGTGCTCGGCCTGGATGAAGCGCAGCACCTGCTGCCGGCCGTTTTCCTTCAACGCCACCCGGTAGCAGATGTTGGGCCGGTCGAAGCTGGACAGGAACTGGGCGGCCGCCTTCAGCTCCAGCTTTTCGAGGATCTCCTGGCGGGTGGCGGCATCGGCGGTGGCCGTCAGCGCAATTCGCGGCACCCCGGCAAAGCGGCGGGTCACGCTGGCGATCTGAAGATACTCCGGTCGGAAATCGTGCCCCCACTGGGAGACGCAGTGGGCCTCGTCGATGGCGAAGAGGGCGATCCGCAACCGGGAGAGAAATTCCTGGAAGCGCTCGCTTATCAGCCGCTCGGGCGCCACGTAGAGCAGGTCGGTCTCACCGGCCAGAGCACGCGCCGCAACCGCCGCGGCCGACTCCGGCGCCAGGCTCGAATTCAGGAAATCGGCCCGCAACCCGTTTTGGCGCAACCCCGCCACCTGATCCTGCATCAGCGCGATCAGCGGCGAGACCACCAGGCCGACGCCCTCCCGGATGATCGCCGGAATCTGAAAGCAGAGGGATTTGCCGCTGCCGGTGGGCATCAGCACAAAGGCGTCGCCGCCGGCCAGCACCTGGGCGATCACCTCGCGCTGATGCTCACGGAAGCTATCGTAGCCGAAAAACTTGTGCAGCACATCCTGGGGAGTCATAGGGGGATCCGGGGGGTGGATGGTTTTTAGCGGGGGGATCGCGTTGGGCGGCCGCACGCGAGGACCCGGACGACGGCCCAACGGTCCGGATCGGGGCGCGTCCGGGCCGCCCAGGTGAGATCGGGGGTTTCCACCGCCCTCAGGGGGCCGCCGGTATGACCAGAACCGGTATCGGGCAGTCGCGCACCACCTTGCGCGAGGTGCCCCCCATCAGCGCCTCCTGCACCAGGCCGTGGCCGCGGTTGCCCACCACCAACAGATCGTAGGCCCCCGTGGCGGCGTGCTCCAGGATGCGCTCGGCCGCCTTGCCGGGCTCCACGATGACTTCATGCAGGATGAAGCGGCAGGCCGCTATCTGGTCCCCGGCCTCGGTGCAAAAGCGCTCGATGCCGGCTTTGATCCCCGCGATCAGCGTCTCCTGGTTCTGGCGCCGCAACTCCGAAACATCCCCCAGACCCAAAAACGCGGTCAACAACAATTCGGCGTTGGGCGGCAGCTTCTCGATCACGTGCAATACCGTGACGGTCGCCTGGCAGATCTCCGCCAAGCCGGCGGCATAGGCCAAGGCCTGGGTGGCGGTTTCGGAGAGGTCGGTGGCCACCAGAATCTTTTGGATCCGGGGTTTGTGAACCATTTTCGCTCCTCCCAAGGGCGTTGCGGGCATCGCCGGGCGGACGGCCCGGTGGCGGGACGGCGGCGCCGGGGGTGCGGCTTACGGCCCTTCCCTGGGGAAGGCCCCACTGCCGCATTGAAAATGAAAATAGAGAACAGGCGCGGAAGGTGTCAAGGATAAATATCGGGGCATGCGGTTTGAAGAGTGGCCGCGGTTGAGCAGCCAGTCTTTGATGGCGTCCCGGATTTACCGCACCTGGGCAAGCTGCTCCTCTGGAGAGCCGGCCGCCTGGGCCGGATCGGGA contains these protein-coding regions:
- a CDS encoding DEAD/DEAH box helicase → MFALTRDLIRHDVADSFLIYKRGLRLYENGAFILEDQDFEAGRFAYQVDGSYGDYTTRVDLGGQALATSCSCPYPGNGCKHTVAVLLYTKDLLDARQARQSPPEPDQEAFLTPEEIRTQALEDRKSRARNEHFKITEGEMLKGQHLLETENGRQYTVTLHTPDQGGGHCTCPDYLINRLGTCKHLICLTQRLKRRKDFAKRLAQERFPFVDLYWDSADAAPRVFSELPKDQTVDLRRILAPCFDQHGAYTGDGMAPLWNVLPQLDGNKQVRVQEGVFAALARDAERRQLVELAEKNPPPPPNLKVRLYPYQEDGVRFGLYRDAALIGDEMGLGKTLQAIALATLKKEVFGFSKVLVVTMASLKEQWRREIERFSDQKAVVVSGPPKKRRETYLEDPAYFKITNYEAVLRDVSTLRRFEPDLVILDEAQRIKNFSTKTADAVKRLPRRHALVLTGTPLENKLEDVYSIVQFLDPRLLSPLWRFAAEHFMLSRSTKNKIVGYRNLDRLHQRLQGLVIRRRKEEVLNDLPEQVENTYYIDLHHQQRKLHAGYAQALMPLLHKKFLTPVDLRRMQELLLRMRQACNATYLIDRKTKISPKLDELRGIVDELVVQSNRKMVIFSEWTTMTYLIGRHLSDAGIPFVELSGKVPVPKRQALIDEFTHNPDCRVFLSTDAGGTGLNLQAADCVLNFELPWNPARLKQRVGRVNRIGQKSRCINVINLVAKESIEEKILAGIQLKTDLFKGVFEGGADLVTFSHEKRTELVNRLREMLGDSLEASAPPAAAPEEIPEDTPHFLNPEALRKAGEALDVTGEEAESASSAPNAGAPAQLDGGAHLLASQPPEKIEAVLNTGMQFVGGLLEMVTGQKLTPTAADGRMVQIDRETGEVTLKFRLPGF
- a CDS encoding M23 family metallopeptidase → MHTIFWRPLVSGLVLLALTAPAAAIELKGQRVQGGLLIGRAAPGTTVAFQGRTLRLSPDGLFVIGFDRDAPLETVLTLRTADGGETRHPVRIAARSYDIQRIGGLPQRKVTPAPEDLKRIRREAALARTARERDDPRTDFARGFIWPVHGRISGVYGSQRILNGEPRRPHYGVDIAAPAGTPVKAPADGVVSLVHPDMFFSGRTLILDHGHGVSSTFLHLSAILVREGQAVRQGEVIARVGASGRVTGSHLDWRMNWFEQRIDPTLLVPPMPAGQRP
- a CDS encoding YceH family protein, translated to MDISLDPVEARILGALIEKQMATPDYYPLTLNALIAACNQKTNRDPVMTLDEAAVIRGLDGLRRRRLVWQVKTQGSRVPKYEHNLKDTADFSVSELALLCELLLRGPQTAGELRARSARLLEFGGLAAVEHTLQRLIAHEQGPFAAELPRRPGHKENRFAHCFCPPEPEAERGEPVSAAAPGPGAASSEGIAALEQAVAGLRQALDDLRAEFLEFKRKFE
- a CDS encoding histidinol-phosphatase, translated to MLVNAYPGFDCHIHSSFSDGCASLEAMARSAVARGLNGVVFTDHMPLPFENRYALAHRRLEAYRAEIQAVRRRMSGRLQVLMGLEMEYLPSHGAWSREIAQDPWDVLIASVHQLEEKGRRFLINGTAAEFVTALETGFGGDLRRLCEAYYRQSIAMVETGLFRILGHLDVLGKHNRNGRFFDESAPWYRELVAALLAAVGQAGMVVEINTGGLDHDVRSAYPGPRILAAIEKKGIPVCLSSDAHRPEDVARHFARFPTAAQQEP
- a CDS encoding DnaJ domain-containing protein, with translation MDPSPNYYEFLEVDPAAPAAEIRHAYHRKLKEFHPDKNPQRQAEAEEITKVLNQAYHVLGDPGRRKTYDRMLRFAGGRDFEAYDEKGAFERKMQRATPVFGKVMAAVNDLYGLFRDAVAGRYRLDGITLGVIAAGLIYFLVPTDLVPDFIPLLGFMDDLAVLTTIINALQGELAAYRGWRKWHPRT